One stretch of Muribaculum intestinale DNA includes these proteins:
- the recR gene encoding recombination mediator RecR encodes MEQEFSSVLLENAVSQLSRLPGVGRKTALRLALHLLRQDEQTGVELGQSIIDLRRGISYCTCCHNISEQPLCPICSDVTRDTSVICVVESVKDVMSFERTGQYRGLYHVLGGLISPMDGVGPDALQIRSLVERVKGGCISEVILALSATMEGETTNFYIFRQLGSIPVKITQLARGVSVGNEIEYTDEVTLGRSLVNRTLFADSFAKR; translated from the coding sequence ATGGAACAGGAATTCTCGTCAGTTTTGCTTGAGAATGCAGTATCCCAATTGTCACGGTTGCCAGGTGTCGGACGTAAGACAGCTTTGCGTCTTGCGTTGCACCTTCTTCGGCAGGATGAACAGACCGGAGTCGAACTGGGCCAATCTATAATTGACCTGAGACGTGGGATATCTTATTGCACATGCTGCCATAATATATCGGAGCAGCCATTATGTCCGATCTGTTCGGATGTTACACGCGATACTTCAGTCATTTGTGTGGTTGAGAGCGTTAAGGATGTGATGAGCTTCGAACGTACCGGACAGTATCGCGGGTTGTACCATGTGCTTGGTGGCTTGATTTCGCCGATGGATGGTGTCGGGCCTGACGCTTTGCAGATACGTTCGCTCGTCGAACGTGTGAAAGGTGGGTGTATTTCCGAGGTAATCCTGGCCTTGAGTGCTACGATGGAAGGGGAGACCACCAACTTTTACATATTCCGGCAACTCGGTTCTATTCCGGTAAAAATCACGCAACTGGCGCGAGGCGTATCTGTAGGCAATGAGATTGAATATACCGATGAGGTCACTCTTGGTCGTTCGCTTGTGAACAGAACCTTGTTTGCTGATTCGTTTGCGAAAAGATAA
- a CDS encoding adenosylcobalamin-dependent ribonucleoside-diphosphate reductase, with protein sequence MDEKKTYSFDEAQDATLKYFNGDELAARVWVTKYALKDSFGNIYEKTPADMHHRIAKELARIESHYPNPMSHEELFGLLDQFRYLVPQGSPMTGIGNEYQVASLSNCFVIGLDGESDSYGGILRIDEEQVQLMKRRGGVGHDLSHLRPKGTPVKNSALTSTGLVPFMERYSNSTREVAQDGRRGALMMSVSIKHPDSEAFIDAKMTEGKVTGANVSVRIDDDFMRAATEGTAYTQQFPVTSEHPDVTKDIDASALWHKIVHNAWQSAEPGVLFWDTITRESVPDCYADLGFRTISTNPCGEIPLCPYDSCRLLAINLYSYVKNPFTPKAEFDFDLFRSHVAKAQRVMDDIIDLETEKIDKILAKINSDPENEEVKGTERHLWEKIRSKTLKGRRTGVGTTAEGDMLAALGLRYGTTEATDFSEKVHRTLALAAYRSSVELAKERGAFEVYDTSREACNPYIQRLAEADPELYNEMKKYGRRNIACLTIAPTGTTSLMTRTTSGIEPVFLPVYKRRRKVNPNDPEVHVDYIDDVGDAFEEYIVYHPKFIEWMETNGIERRDNYTQEELDALVEKSPYFRATANDVDWLEKVRMQGRVQKWVDHSISVTINLPADVTEELVGKLYVEAWRAGCKGCTVYRDGSRSGVLVSISKKTAAPEVSPMVTNAPHVAKRPVELDADVIRFQNNKEKWIAFVGLVDGRPYEIFTGLADDEDGIFCPKSVTKGKIIKAVDDHGNKRYDFRFINKRGYKTTIEGLSDKFNPEYWNYAKLISGVLRYGMPIDQVLKLVGGLELDSQSINTWKMGVERALKKYLPNGTKASGQKCPNCGNETLIYQEGCLICTSCGTSKCG encoded by the coding sequence GTGGACGAAAAAAAGACATATTCATTTGACGAAGCTCAAGACGCTACGTTGAAATACTTCAACGGTGACGAGCTTGCAGCACGCGTTTGGGTAACAAAGTATGCTCTAAAAGATTCATTCGGCAACATCTACGAGAAAACTCCGGCCGACATGCATCATCGCATCGCTAAAGAACTCGCACGCATCGAAAGCCACTACCCTAATCCGATGAGCCACGAAGAGCTGTTCGGACTTCTTGACCAGTTCCGTTATCTCGTGCCCCAAGGAAGCCCGATGACCGGTATTGGCAATGAATATCAGGTAGCATCGCTCAGCAACTGCTTTGTAATCGGACTCGATGGCGAATCGGACAGCTACGGCGGAATCCTTAGAATCGATGAAGAACAGGTACAGCTCATGAAACGCCGCGGAGGGGTCGGCCACGATTTAAGCCACCTCCGCCCTAAAGGAACCCCTGTCAAGAACTCCGCATTGACATCGACCGGCCTTGTACCATTCATGGAACGATACTCCAACTCAACCAGAGAAGTCGCACAGGACGGTCGTCGCGGAGCGCTGATGATGTCGGTAAGCATAAAGCATCCCGACAGTGAGGCTTTCATCGACGCAAAGATGACCGAAGGTAAAGTCACCGGCGCCAACGTCAGTGTACGCATCGACGACGACTTCATGCGTGCGGCCACTGAAGGCACCGCTTATACCCAGCAATTCCCTGTCACCTCAGAGCACCCGGATGTGACAAAAGATATCGACGCATCGGCTCTATGGCACAAAATTGTCCACAATGCCTGGCAGTCAGCAGAGCCCGGAGTATTATTCTGGGATACGATTACCCGCGAGTCCGTACCCGACTGTTATGCCGACCTCGGATTTCGAACCATATCCACGAATCCATGTGGCGAAATTCCGTTATGCCCCTATGACAGTTGCCGTCTTCTTGCCATAAATCTCTACAGCTATGTCAAAAATCCGTTTACTCCAAAGGCTGAATTTGACTTCGATTTATTCCGCAGTCACGTAGCCAAGGCCCAAAGGGTAATGGATGACATTATCGACCTTGAGACAGAGAAAATCGACAAGATTCTTGCAAAAATAAACTCCGACCCCGAAAATGAAGAGGTAAAGGGCACTGAACGCCATCTTTGGGAGAAAATACGCTCCAAGACACTCAAAGGCCGCCGTACAGGCGTAGGCACTACCGCTGAAGGTGACATGCTCGCGGCCCTCGGACTGCGTTACGGCACCACAGAAGCCACTGATTTTTCAGAAAAGGTACACCGCACACTGGCACTTGCCGCATATCGTTCGTCAGTCGAACTTGCCAAAGAGCGAGGAGCATTCGAGGTATACGATACAAGCCGTGAAGCATGCAATCCATACATACAGCGTCTGGCAGAGGCTGATCCCGAACTTTATAACGAGATGAAGAAGTACGGCCGGCGCAATATCGCCTGCCTGACCATCGCCCCCACCGGCACAACATCACTGATGACACGCACCACATCAGGAATAGAGCCGGTATTCCTGCCTGTATACAAGCGCCGACGCAAAGTGAATCCCAACGATCCGGAGGTACATGTTGACTACATCGACGATGTAGGTGATGCATTTGAAGAATACATTGTGTACCATCCTAAATTTATAGAGTGGATGGAGACCAATGGCATTGAGCGCCGCGACAACTATACACAGGAGGAACTCGACGCGCTGGTTGAAAAGTCGCCATATTTCCGCGCCACAGCCAATGATGTAGACTGGCTTGAGAAGGTGCGCATGCAAGGCCGTGTGCAGAAATGGGTAGACCATTCCATTTCTGTAACCATCAATCTGCCCGCCGACGTCACCGAGGAGCTGGTAGGCAAGCTATACGTCGAGGCATGGCGTGCAGGGTGCAAAGGATGCACAGTATACCGCGACGGGTCACGTTCAGGCGTGCTCGTGTCTATCTCAAAAAAGACCGCTGCTCCGGAAGTATCGCCGATGGTCACCAACGCTCCTCATGTAGCCAAACGCCCGGTAGAACTTGATGCCGATGTAATCCGGTTCCAGAATAACAAAGAGAAATGGATTGCATTCGTTGGTCTTGTCGACGGACGTCCTTACGAGATATTTACCGGTCTTGCCGATGACGAAGACGGAATATTCTGCCCTAAAAGCGTGACGAAAGGCAAAATAATAAAGGCTGTAGACGACCACGGCAACAAACGCTATGACTTCCGGTTTATTAATAAACGCGGATATAAGACAACAATCGAAGGATTGAGCGACAAGTTCAACCCGGAGTATTGGAACTACGCCAAGCTCATCTCCGGAGTACTGCGCTACGGCATGCCTATCGACCAGGTGCTTAAACTTGTCGGCGGACTCGAACTTGACAGCCAGTCGATCAACACCTGGAAAATGGGTG
- the rsfS gene encoding ribosome silencing factor, translating into MTHKSEIIKLIIEGIQERKGKKIAVVDLSHIEGSAANTFIICQGSSPTQVDAIADSVREYVQEHCGAKPYNYDGYQNSQWIVIDYGDVFVHIFLPDVREHYNLEELWSDAPITEIPDLD; encoded by the coding sequence ATGACTCACAAATCAGAAATTATAAAATTAATAATCGAGGGAATCCAGGAGCGCAAAGGCAAAAAAATAGCCGTTGTTGATCTCAGCCACATAGAGGGTTCTGCCGCCAATACATTCATTATCTGCCAAGGCTCCTCACCTACTCAAGTCGATGCAATTGCCGACAGTGTGCGGGAATACGTGCAGGAACATTGCGGAGCTAAGCCTTACAACTACGACGGATATCAGAACTCGCAGTGGATTGTCATTGACTACGGAGACGTGTTTGTCCATATCTTCCTACCCGACGTCCGGGAACATTATAATCTCGAGGAATTATGGAGCGACGCCCCAATCACAGAAATTCCGGATTTAGACTGA
- the ftsH gene encoding ATP-dependent zinc metalloprotease FtsH, translated as MDKKPKNRTIKFSMYWMYAVIILFLAALYYFDDNSITKEVSYSNFEKYVTEGGVERIVVFTNKNQAEAYLTDSLASKIFHPSQFTQGTGQEAKILTDIPSADKLQDKIDEWKNNGTFTGDVKFEKATDFSGMIWTIGPMVLLIVFWLFMLKRMSGKDGGAGGGVFSVGKSKAKIFDKDGPIQVTFKDVAGLSEAKTEIEEIVEFLKNPQRYTDLGGKIPKGALLVGPPGTGKTLLAKAVAGEANVPFFSMSGSDFVEMFVGVGASRVRDLFRQAKEKAPCIVFIDEIDAVGRARGRNPNMGANDERENTLNQLLTEMDGFGSNSGVIILAATNRADILDKALMRAGRFDRQIYVDLPDLNDRVAIFNVHLRNIRTDDSLDVETLARQTPGFSGADIANVCNEAALIAARHNKKSVTKQDFNDAVDRIIGGLEKRSKITTDEEKQSIAIHEAGHATISWHLRYASPLIKVTIVPRGKALGAAWYMPEERQITPAEALLDEMCSTLGGRAAEELFIGHISTGAANDLERVTKLAYAMVAYYGMSDRLPNLCYYDSTGQEYGFSKPYSEERAKDIDAEVSRIINEQYERAKEILRKHSDGHHRLARTLIQREVIFTEDVEQIFGKRPWVSRTDEIFAARQIEQKQDDKDADSKSDNDTPAEHKQEDTSDTQQSCRHSPESDTAPTPPPIPKK; from the coding sequence ATGGACAAGAAACCTAAGAACCGGACAATTAAGTTCAGTATGTACTGGATGTATGCCGTAATCATACTGTTCTTGGCAGCCCTGTACTATTTTGACGACAATTCGATAACGAAAGAGGTAAGCTACTCCAACTTCGAAAAATACGTTACAGAAGGTGGTGTAGAACGTATTGTCGTATTTACTAACAAAAATCAAGCCGAGGCATATCTGACCGACTCGCTGGCATCGAAAATTTTCCATCCGAGCCAGTTCACCCAAGGCACAGGTCAGGAAGCCAAAATCCTCACCGACATACCAAGCGCCGACAAGTTGCAGGACAAAATCGACGAGTGGAAAAATAACGGAACATTTACCGGAGACGTGAAGTTTGAGAAAGCCACCGACTTCTCCGGAATGATCTGGACGATTGGTCCGATGGTACTGCTAATAGTTTTCTGGCTGTTCATGCTCAAGCGCATGTCAGGAAAAGATGGCGGCGCCGGTGGCGGTGTATTCTCCGTAGGCAAATCCAAAGCCAAAATATTTGACAAGGATGGCCCTATACAGGTGACATTCAAGGATGTCGCAGGCCTGTCTGAGGCAAAGACCGAAATTGAGGAGATTGTCGAGTTTCTGAAGAATCCACAGCGCTACACCGACCTTGGAGGTAAAATTCCAAAGGGAGCGCTTCTTGTAGGCCCTCCCGGAACCGGAAAGACTCTTCTCGCCAAAGCTGTAGCCGGCGAGGCCAATGTACCGTTTTTCTCAATGTCGGGAAGCGATTTCGTAGAAATGTTTGTCGGAGTAGGAGCATCGCGCGTACGCGATCTTTTCCGACAGGCCAAAGAAAAGGCTCCTTGCATAGTATTTATCGATGAGATTGATGCCGTAGGACGGGCTCGCGGACGTAATCCGAACATGGGCGCCAACGATGAGCGTGAGAACACACTCAACCAGTTGCTTACTGAGATGGATGGATTCGGCTCCAACTCCGGAGTCATAATCCTCGCCGCCACCAACCGCGCCGATATTCTTGACAAGGCTCTGATGCGCGCCGGCCGCTTTGACCGACAGATATATGTTGACCTTCCCGACTTGAATGACCGCGTGGCAATATTCAACGTCCACCTTCGCAACATTCGCACCGACGACTCCCTTGATGTCGAGACTCTCGCCCGCCAGACTCCCGGATTCTCCGGCGCCGACATTGCAAATGTATGCAACGAAGCTGCCCTTATTGCAGCCCGACATAATAAGAAATCCGTCACAAAACAAGATTTCAACGATGCTGTCGACCGCATAATCGGAGGCTTGGAGAAACGCTCCAAGATTACGACCGACGAGGAGAAGCAGTCTATAGCAATACATGAAGCCGGACATGCAACCATTTCATGGCATCTGCGATATGCGTCACCGCTTATCAAAGTGACAATCGTGCCGAGAGGCAAAGCACTCGGAGCAGCATGGTACATGCCCGAAGAGCGCCAGATTACCCCGGCCGAGGCTCTTCTCGACGAGATGTGCTCTACGCTGGGCGGACGTGCCGCAGAAGAGCTCTTCATAGGGCACATATCCACCGGTGCCGCAAACGACCTTGAACGCGTCACCAAACTTGCTTACGCAATGGTGGCCTACTATGGCATGAGCGACAGATTGCCCAACCTGTGTTACTACGACTCCACAGGACAAGAGTATGGGTTCTCCAAACCATACAGCGAGGAACGCGCCAAAGATATCGACGCCGAAGTATCGCGTATCATCAACGAGCAGTATGAGCGTGCAAAAGAGATTCTTCGCAAGCACTCGGATGGACATCACAGACTCGCCCGGACTCTTATCCAGCGTGAGGTAATCTTCACTGAAGATGTCGAACAAATTTTCGGGAAACGCCCATGGGTGTCGCGCACGGACGAGATTTTTGCCGCACGGCAGATTGAGCAGAAACAAGACGACAAAGATGCCGATAGCAAATCTGACAACGACACACCTGCGGAGCATAAGCAGGAAGACACATCCGACACACAGCAGTCCTGCCGCCATTCTCCGGAATCAGACACCGCCCCCACTCCTCCACCGATTCCTAAGAAATAA
- a CDS encoding C40 family peptidase has product MRFPFALIATIAVTLGMSGRTVAMALDIGRQRENWPTEWAIPHISAAHVRTEPRHGAEMSTQALMGWPIAVLERLPDGWSYVELPDGYRGYVIDNSLTFVPSDSIAYWNEAPRVIATNVLPYMAYDSTGVAVSDIVQGDILIGVSCDSINTDVMLPDGRRAIIPSSICVAVDRWERNVAFAERVLDTARSLIGIPYLWGGVTAKGMDCSGLTRLAYLSEGIMLPRDASQQALAGIEIQPEDVADGDLLFFASEKTGRINHVALYAGNDMMIESAGRVRLSAVQWAKVVSIRRVII; this is encoded by the coding sequence ATGAGGTTTCCTTTTGCTCTAATCGCTACAATAGCTGTGACTTTGGGCATGTCCGGTCGTACAGTCGCAATGGCCCTGGATATCGGGCGACAGAGAGAGAATTGGCCGACGGAATGGGCTATCCCGCACATATCAGCAGCGCATGTGCGCACCGAACCGCGCCATGGCGCGGAAATGTCGACACAGGCTCTGATGGGGTGGCCTATTGCCGTGCTGGAACGGTTGCCTGATGGCTGGAGCTATGTTGAACTTCCTGACGGCTATCGGGGATATGTTATTGACAATTCTCTTACTTTTGTGCCGTCGGACAGTATTGCGTACTGGAATGAGGCTCCACGCGTCATAGCTACTAATGTGTTGCCGTATATGGCATATGATTCTACTGGAGTAGCTGTCTCCGATATAGTGCAGGGTGATATACTTATAGGAGTATCATGTGACAGTATTAATACCGACGTTATGCTCCCTGACGGGCGGCGTGCAATTATTCCATCGTCAATTTGCGTTGCCGTTGACAGATGGGAACGTAATGTGGCGTTTGCCGAACGTGTGCTTGATACCGCTCGGTCGCTTATTGGTATCCCGTATTTATGGGGAGGGGTCACGGCCAAGGGGATGGATTGTTCAGGGCTTACACGTCTGGCGTATCTGTCGGAGGGTATCATGCTTCCCCGCGATGCTTCCCAACAGGCTCTTGCCGGCATAGAGATACAGCCTGAAGATGTGGCCGACGGTGATCTTCTTTTCTTTGCATCTGAGAAAACCGGTCGAATCAATCATGTGGCTTTATATGCAGGCAACGATATGATGATTGAGTCGGCTGGCCGGGTCAGGCTGTCGGCAGTCCAATGGGCAAAGGTTGTGTCGATTCGGCGTGTAATCATTTGA
- a CDS encoding GNAT family N-acetyltransferase, producing the protein MAQLLNDGVVALRAIEPTDLDVLTSWENDTSLWELGCTLAPYSRKRLWDYIENYQPDIYIARQLRLVAMDLASGTPVGTLDFYDFDPHNRRAGVGVLIDREWQGKGYGRRMLELGIDYAGRFIGMHQLWAIIPIDNLRSQSLFKDAGFDICGRLRSWLRRDRSYVDAYAFQRLFES; encoded by the coding sequence ATGGCACAATTGCTGAATGACGGTGTAGTTGCGCTTCGCGCTATCGAGCCTACCGATTTGGATGTACTTACCTCATGGGAAAATGACACATCCCTGTGGGAACTTGGGTGTACGCTGGCGCCATATTCACGCAAGCGTCTGTGGGACTATATTGAGAATTATCAGCCGGACATATACATAGCCCGTCAACTTCGGCTTGTAGCGATGGATCTTGCAAGTGGCACTCCTGTCGGCACTCTTGATTTCTATGATTTTGATCCACATAACCGTAGGGCCGGGGTAGGTGTGCTGATAGATCGTGAGTGGCAAGGGAAAGGGTATGGCAGAAGGATGCTTGAACTTGGGATAGACTATGCCGGACGATTTATCGGGATGCATCAGCTTTGGGCGATTATCCCGATTGATAATTTGCGCAGCCAGTCGTTGTTCAAGGATGCTGGATTCGACATCTGCGGTCGCTTGCGTTCATGGCTTCGTCGCGACCGCAGTTATGTAGATGCGTATGCTTTTCAGCGTTTGTTTGAGTCATGA
- a CDS encoding nitroreductase family protein: MDLTAIDTYFATRATVRAYTDKEIDRNLLINLIELASHAPTTGNMQLYSVIVSSTRQEREAISPAHFNQPQVTSGAGVVLTFCVDINRFCKWCSINDAEAGFDNMQALMYGVLDCSMFAQQFNTLAEMHGLGCCYLGTTLFNAPLISEVLCLPDRVIPLITLTVGYPAASTVISDRLPVKGIIHDGLYHDYSGDDIRELYAEKEALPENIGFVRENGKNTLAQVYAEVRYPRGMNEEFSAVLNNYLDKVLFKADPIKRDE, encoded by the coding sequence ATGGACTTGACCGCAATTGACACATATTTCGCAACGCGTGCAACAGTGCGTGCATATACAGATAAAGAGATTGACCGGAATCTTTTGATAAATCTAATCGAACTTGCATCCCATGCTCCTACTACCGGAAACATGCAGCTTTATTCTGTAATTGTATCGAGTACTCGGCAGGAGCGTGAGGCTATTTCTCCTGCACACTTCAATCAGCCGCAAGTGACATCGGGAGCCGGAGTGGTGCTGACATTCTGTGTGGACATAAATCGTTTCTGCAAATGGTGCAGTATTAATGATGCTGAAGCCGGATTTGATAATATGCAGGCTCTTATGTATGGTGTGCTTGACTGTTCGATGTTTGCCCAGCAGTTTAACACTCTCGCAGAAATGCATGGCCTGGGATGTTGTTATCTTGGCACAACACTGTTTAATGCACCTTTGATTTCTGAAGTCCTTTGCCTTCCCGATCGGGTGATACCTCTTATTACTCTTACGGTGGGATATCCTGCTGCATCTACGGTGATTTCCGATCGTCTGCCGGTAAAGGGTATTATACATGATGGACTTTATCATGATTATTCCGGTGACGATATCCGCGAGTTATATGCGGAGAAAGAAGCATTGCCTGAAAATATAGGCTTTGTACGTGAGAATGGCAAGAACACACTCGCGCAGGTGTATGCCGAAGTCAGATATCCGCGTGGTATGAATGAAGAATTCTCCGCCGTGCTCAATAATTATCTTGATAAGGTTCTTTTTAAGGCTGACCCGATAAAGCGGGATGAGTAA